A DNA window from Phragmites australis chromosome 11, lpPhrAust1.1, whole genome shotgun sequence contains the following coding sequences:
- the LOC133885926 gene encoding putative pentatricopeptide repeat-containing protein At1g53330, which produces MLAKKFSSYHLAAALRREPDPAAALRLFLSPPTDATPSAPFRYSLRCYDLIISKLAAARLFPAMESILSRLPAAAPNIRPREQLLCRVISAYGRARLPAAARRAFAHPAFAAPRTARALNVLLHALLACRAPLRELLAVCRDAAIPPDVCTYNILMRAAAASGSLEHARHLFDEMLRRGSAPTVVTFGTIIAAMCEAGQLEEAFEVKEAMVRRFDVMPNAHVYASLMKGLCGRGDIDAAVRLKEEMVGNAEVKLDSAVYATLVRALFRVGRKGEVVGLLEEMKERGIVADRVVYNAMIAGFCEDEKDPNSAFAVLDDMQKRGCKADAVSYNTLVAGLCKLARWQDASELVEDMPRRGCPPDVVTYRMLFDGMCAAREFHEADKVLDEMVFKGFAPSKDGARKFVQGIEREGDAVLLESVLCRLAKVKALEPSGWEKAVGGVLHDPTVLRIEKLLDSLRFA; this is translated from the coding sequence ATGCTTGCCAAGAAGTTCTCGTCGTACCACCTCGCCGCGGCGCTCCGCCGGGAGCCGGACCCGGCCGCCGCGCTCCGCCTCTTCCTCAGCCCGCCGACGGATGCCACACCCTCCGCCCCGTTCCGCTACTCCCTCCGTTGCTATGACCTCATCATCTCCAagctcgccgccgcgcgccTCTTCCCCGCCATGGAGTCCATCCTCTCCCGCCTCCCCGCGGCCGCCCCCAACATCCGCCCCCGCGAGCAACTCCTCTGCCGTGTCATCTCCGCCTACGGCCGCGCgcgcctccccgccgccgcgcgccgcgcctTCGCGCACCCCGCCTTCGCCGCGCCCCGCACCGCCCGCGCACTCAACGTCCTCCTCCACGCGCTACTTGCCTGCCGCGCGCCCCTCCGCGAACTCCTTGCTGTCTGCCGTGACGCCGCCATTCCGCCCGACGTGTGCACCTACAACATCCTCatgcgcgccgccgccgcgtccggcTCTCTGGAGCACGCGCGGCacctgttcgacgaaatgcTGCGGCGCGGTAGCGCCCCGACTGTCGTCACTTTTGGTACCATCATCGCCGCGATGTGCGAAGCTGGCCAGTTGGAAGAGGCCTTCGAGGTGAAGGAGGCGATGGTTAGGCGGTTCGACGTGATGCCAAATGCTCATGTGTACGCAAGCCTGATGAAGGGGCTCTGCGGGAGAGGGGATATTGATGCGGCGGTGAGGCTCAAGGAGGAGATGGTTGGAAACGCAGAAGTTAAGCTGGATTCAGCGGTGTATGCGACACTTGTACGGGCATTGTTCCGGGTAGGGCGGAAAGGTGAGGTTGTTGGTTTGCTTGAGGAGATGAAAGAGAGGGGGATTGTGGCTGATAGGGTGGTTTACAATGCGATGATTGCTGGGTTTTGTGAGGATGAGAAGGATCCAAATTCTGCATTTGCAGTGCTTGATGACATGCAGAAGCGTGGATGCAAGGCGGATGCAGTGAGCTATAATACGTTGGTTGCCGGGTTGTGCAAGTTGGCGCGGTGGCAGGATGCGAGTGAATTGGTTGAAGATATGCCAAGGCGGGGGTGCCCTCCGGATGTGGTTACCTACAGGATGCTCTTTGATGGGATGTGTGCTGCTAGGGAGTTTCATGAGGCAGATAAGGTTTTGGATGAGATGGTTTTCAAGGGGTTTGCACCGAGCAAGGATGGTGCCAGGAAGTTCGTTCAGGGGATTGAGAGGGAAGGAGATGCAGTGTTGCTGGAGTCGGTGTTGTGCCGGCTGGCAAAGGTGAAAGCTCTGGAGCCAAGTGGATGGGAGAAAGCTGTGGGTGGTGTGCTGCATGATCCTACGGTGCTGAGGATAGAGAAGCTGCTAGACTCTTTAAGATTTGCTTGA